TGACGCTGCTCAAAATGCGAACGGACAATCTGGTTCGAGTACTCCGGTCACTGGAAACATTTTGGATGAATTGAACGATTTATTCACCAATTTGTCTACGCAGGCACCACTAGCACAACCGTCTGGCTCCTCCGTGTTCAAGGACTTGATCCAAGAGCCAGAATCTCATCAGCAATCCCAGCAATCTGACCGACATCAAAAGACCTCCAATGCTGATCTTCTAGATTTATTTTAGGTACATATAGAGCTTTTGGATATTATCGATCTCAATTTGGTACATAGTGTGTCACTCTTCTTGCTCCTCTGCTTCATCTATCTTAGCAAACGTCTCATGTTCTAGCTCTTCCATTTCAAACTGTTCCGCAATCacttcctcttcttcctcctcttcttcttgttcaaCTTCCATACGGTCTTCTTCCACCGCTTCCTGTGCAACAGGGAAACACCTTTGCACGAGTTCCAGCATGCTATTACATTGCTCGTCACTAAATCTCTGGTCGCATTCCTCAATCACGGAGAATAGGGAGACGATCGTTCGTGGCAGTCTGTTCAAGATCTCAAGTTTCTCTATTTTCATCAAACTGTACTGATTCAGACCGGTCATAAATTCCACCACATTCTCTCTCGTATAGTCATTTGACTGCCCTGTTCGAATCAAAAATCCTGAAAGCTCTCTTGTAATTATTTCTAGATCTATTAGATGGTttcctctctttctccgTTGTTTCTTATTGGTATCCTCACCCAACGTGAAATTCCAattgttttctttttgtatATCTACAAGATGGTTGTATACCTCAAAGTTTGATAAAAGTTTCTCTCGCGCAACTTCCACCTAAATGTTAGTATTCGCTGACTCGATACCTACCTTCATATCattatatattttttattttttttttttttctaaaTTTAGGTATATAGTAGTACTAATCAGCCTGGTCCCAATTTCCCGGTTTTGGTTGCTGAGGCATGGCAGGACCTCCGGCCCGCTTAGCAACAATGATCTGGTCCACACTCAAAACGGTACACACAGCCTCAGTAGCCAAGTTTATAGCGTTCCTCTTGCAGATGAGAGAATCATAAATTTTGTGCTCTTTAACATCCAAAAGAGACTCTCCCGAAGATTCTGCCTCAATATCGATTCCGTACTTCAACGAGTTGGCATCATTTTCATCGTGGGAAGCGTATAATCTTGGCAAAACTTCAGAAGCATCCAGACCAGACGTTTCACACAAGATACGTGGCAGAAACTCAAAGGCCTCAGCAAACTTCTTAATACCAAGCTGCATCAATCCTGGGGTCTTCTCTCCGTAAGTAGTAATTCGTTTCACCAGCTCTGCCTCAACGGACCCTGCTCCTGGAAGTAATCTAGGATCCTTCAAGACCGCCTTGACAACAGCAACACCGTCATCAATGGCCCTTTCGATATCTTCCAAATTGTTTTTCGTAGCACCTCTAacgacgatcgacgccgtgAGAGAAGATTCTTTATCCTGGCGGAAAATGGTGACTCTATCACCACCAATCTCTTTGGTTTCCACCACATCCACTGTTCCCATCTCCTCTGGCATTGGAGCACCTAGTCTTGCCAAAGGAGTTCCACCACAAACTCTGGCAATTCTTCTCAGATCAAACTTGGACGGCACTTTGAGCACCAGAATGCCGTACCTGTCCAAATAGTGAAGTGCAAGCTCTCCCACTCCAGCACCCGCAACAACAACACGAACTCCTGTATTGTAGATCTCCTTGACTAGTTGATCCAACTGGTCTTCTTCGCCTTTGCTGAAGCCAAGCATCTCGTCGGCGTTGTGCAGCAGCACGGTTCCCTTGGTCTCTGTTGTCGATATGTCTATTGGGCACGTAAAAATAGCAACTTTGGATGGCGTgctgatcttcttcaccTGGGACTCTGGTTCCCTTGGGAAAACCATCCCTTTCAGGACAAAAGAGCTGTTCAAGGAAGCTCCCATGATTTTCACCACTCTAATCGAGTCCACGTTGAAAAGTCTTGGATTATTTTTTGGAATCACATTAATGATTGCGTCTGCAACGAGATCgctgatcttcttttcaTTGCCGTACTGCTTCGACGCGATCACGGGCTGGATGATCTTCAACAATTCATCCTTTGAGTTCAAGTCCGAGATCTGATCAATCACCAagttctccagctctttcaagGCA
This window of the Ogataea parapolymorpha DL-1 chromosome VII, whole genome shotgun sequence genome carries:
- a CDS encoding T-complex protein 1 subunit theta, producing MSLRMPSQPNAGLFKQGYQTHASTDGAINRNIQACRELSNMISTSIGPCGKNKIIVNRLEKVSITNDAATMIRELEVVHPAVKVMIMSSEQQEEEMGDNTNYVLVLAGELLHLAEKLVVLGLTPTEIIQGYNLANKFALKELENLVIDQISDLNSKDELLKIIQPVIASKQYGNEKKISDLVADAIINVIPKNNPRLFNVDSIRVVKIMGASLNSSFVLKGMVFPREPESQVKKISTPSKVAIFTCPIDISTTETKGTVLLHNADEMLGFSKGEEDQLDQLVKEIYNTGVRVVVAGAGVGELALHYLDRYGILVLKVPSKFDLRRIARVCGGTPLARLGAPMPEEMGTVDVVETKEIGGDRVTIFRQDKESSLTASIVVRGATKNNLEDIERAIDDGVAVVKAVLKDPRLLPGAGSVEAELVKRITTYGEKTPGLMQLGIKKFAEAFEFLPRILCETSGLDASEVLPRLYASHDENDANSLKYGIDIEAESSGESLLDVKEHKIYDSLICKRNAINLATEAVCTVLSVDQIIVAKRAGGPAMPQQPKPGNWDQAD